The genomic region AGTCTGCTTACTTAATTGATGTCAGTTTGACCATTAATACTCAAAGTGGTATTTGTGGTTTTACAGTTTGGATAACAAATGGCATGGTATACAGATACCATTGCGTGATACGTTTTACAGTCAAACTCACTTTCATACCACCATTTTGACAATTTATTAATACCAAACTTCAtacttcatatgttgtttgattcaCGTCAGTTTGACCAATATGGATAGCACATGGCATAGTTGGACATGAACGTGAGTTTTTCTGATTATATATATCTCAAATCGGTGAACTAATAATCAAATTAACTTACCAACCAAACATCCATTAAGCCAACAATTTTTTCTTTTGGTATTTGTCTGGTGTTGATCATTAGATATAAAACATCATAAACCAAAAATGTaataatattttaaattcaaatgagattttgATTTACAACTTATACAATTAAAAGGTATATAACTACTGACTTACCATAATTCACgcatttttatataaatttataattattaatttataatttaaatgTATTTATCATCATATACATTgtttagaaaatataaaaaaaaaaaaacttcaataTAAGTTCATTCAAAGTTTTAGTACCCTAGCTAggttaataataacatttataataagaaCCAAAACTAAATGGTCCTATTAACAATTATAGTTCATGGGAATGATAACCCATTGATGTAATGCTTGCATTTTGTAATAAGAGCCATAAACTACCTAGGTTACTACTAACAATTATAATAGTACTCAAAACTAAATAGTCCTTATAACAATTGTATTTCATGGCCATTGTAAACCAGTGATGTAATGCTTGACTCTTGCAATAGGACCCATGAAATAAACCGTCTCATTAAATCGGGTTTTGTATAACCCTATGTTAAGAATAACTATTACATTTCTACTTCATGGCCATTATAACCCAATTACGCAATTCTTGAATTTTCTAATACGACCACTGAATTAAACCATCCTATAAATGGTATTTTTTAGGACCCTAggttaataataaaattacaattataattcATGGCCTTGATAACACAATGACGTAATGCTTAATATGACCTTGAAATAAACCGTCCTATTAATTATGTTTTTTAGGACCCTATTTTCATAATAACGATTACATTAGTAATTCATGGCCATGATAATTTATCAATTCCATTTTTAAGGACCCTTTGTTATTATAATACCCCTAAGAATTTTGTGTCCTATTAGGTGATTTTTAGGACTCTTTTTTTGGATGGTCCTAGAAAAAGGGTTCTATAAAGCATTTTTGTTGTAGTGAATTACAATCAAAACATATGTAATAAACCAAAAGATAAATATTATACAATTACATTTCTTATAATCCATATTTAATTTACACAATCGtcgttatattaatattttattgaatatacaatggatatccattaacccgcttaatatattggatatggatatagatggaTGAAATAAAACTAAACGCATAtaaatacggatatggatgaacataATTGGATATGGTTGTGGATATGGCATCCCCCGATCCGATTTATTGCCATCCCTACAACTTATGTCGCTAGTTTACCTAGGTTGGATTCCTTATATATCAATTGTACATGTTGATACTCGGATTCATTTAATGTTATAAACTTTTTAGCCATAGGAAAAAGTGTACACTATCAATGTATGATTATACCCCACATATTTATTACTTCCTCCGTCCCAATTAATTGTCTccggataaaaaaaaataaaaataaaacagttTAATTTTACACTTTTACCCTCAATCAATTAATTATAAAATACTCTCACTTTTGTAATTATTAACTAATTAGGGACAATTTGGTAAATTTGATTTATTTTACTTTCCATATTTCGTACAGGACAATAAATATGGGATATCTTGAAATAGAATAGTGGACTATAAATATAGGATGGAGGGAGTAGATGGCTAAAAGTGGAATTCACTTCATCCGAACCAAATCGTATACTACAATGTACTCCCTTCGTCTCATATTAGTAGTCCCCAGACAAAaaaacacagtttaagaaaatgtcataaaagtattgtactttttgtttacttctaagttttaaccctatattttctttctcttttaattatatccacatacattaaggccataatagaacttaagcttcttatttttttctatttatgaaagtggacaatGAATTTGGGACATCTCAAAATGGAATATCGCACTATCAATATGGAACGTAGGGAGTAATGAAAACAACAAGAAGTACTTACTATaggttttataagtttattttcctTGAAAAAAGTAATAACATTAAAAAGATTCGAATATTAACAAATACGACAGATACAAAAGGATATCCAAACCTACCAAACAGAACACAAGTAGAATTgtgttaattattaaaataacattgaTACAAATAAGTTATGGTTATATCACATACCACTTGTGAAGATGATACAACATTAACTTAGAAACAAAAACATAATGATAATTTTTTATGAAAACACTATTCAAAAGCTGAAGTAGGAACAAGAAATAAATTGTTCTTCCTGTGGATCAACGCCCCAGTTCCCTCAGTCGTATCCAAATCTTCGGGTTTTTCGCCATTAGGCGGTGCGAAATCAAACTTATAAACCAAATTAGCAAGAGCGATCTCATTGATTGCTTTCGAATACTGAATACCAGGACAAATTCTCCTTCCAGCACCAAAAGGGATCAACTCAAAGTATGCCCCAAAATAATCAATAGGACTATTTAGGAACCTCTCCGGCTTAAACACCTCAGGTTCGTCCCACAACGTAGGATCTCTGCCTATTGCCCATGTGTTGATAAATACTTTCGTTCCACATTTGATGTCGTATCCCATtaagtttaaatcgtgagttaatTCTCTAGGAATGAGTGGAGGTGACGGATGTAGTCGCAAAGTCTCTTTGAAAACAGCATTTAAATATTTCAATTTCGATAAGTCCTCTTCTGTAACCATTGATTTACCTTGAGCAAATTCTCTTATCTCTTCTTGTAGCTTCTTCATCGTTTTAGGATTTCGCACAAGTTCACTCAATGTCCACTCGAGTGTTGAGAATGTCTGAACCGTTCCTGCAACAAACATgtcctacaaaaaaaaaaaaaaaaaaaaaaaaaatacactaaTTAAGAAGAGAAGAAGTTATACATTTGTACGAGAAAGATTTGTTTAGCGTACGCAAACTTTTTCTGTACTGCAAAGGTGCCTAATTTGTGCATGGACCATAATTTACAGGGTGTCAAAAAGAATAAAAGAATTGAGGCCTACGTGGCCATTTTTGATGACCATGTAGTAGCCATTTTGACACCTAGTTAGCGTCAAATTTGAAGGTATATGGACGTTAGTCAAGTAGATGATGGAAGTAATCAAATTTTGAAGCTCAATCataatttgataatcattttcatatttttatactGTATTATTTTACATTTACCCAACTCTCAATCATATCTGTCAAATCACTCAAAACTTCTCACGAAAATTTGACACTTAACTTTGACATTGAGAAATTGAAAAATATACACTTTTTTCAAAGTGTTAGAACAATAtacactttaaaaaaaaaaaaaaaaaaaaaatttgctaatATTAACTATCCAGTCGAACACTTTCTTGGTCTACTACATCATATGATGATCAACTATCGGATTTTGTTTGTAGTCGACTACACATCAACAAGGAGATGGTCGACTACAACAAGGAATTGGTAGACTATCTACTCGAACAGTGAAACACGGTAGTCGAACAAGAAGTCGGTAGAATATGTAGTCGACCGAACATCAACAAGGAGTTGGTCGACTACAACAAAGAGTTGGTAGACTACATAACCTAAATATGTCTCCACACAACAATCACTTAAACAGGTGGTCTTATAAATAAGCAATCCCAAACACCCCAAAATTGCTTTTTAACAAGAAACTAACCAATTTTGATTAGGGTGTTTGGAATTTTCCATTTGATGTAAATTGACGATTTTGGACAAGATCGAAAGTACTTTCCATTTACTTTGTATAGATATATTTTATAATAGCAGTAAGCATAGAAAAAACAATCCCAAACACCCTACTATATTATTGATCCTCAACTAGGAATTTAAATCAAAATTTTGCTCTCCCTTCTCTATATCTTTTATTCTTGCCGGAACCCTAAAAGGCTTCACTCTTTCTCGAGCCGCAAACTAAAAAAACTTTTATTATCTTGTTTGTTTTCTCTTCCTAAAGTTGTCATCGCCAGTATTTTACGTGCGTCATCTTTCAACCTCCACCTCTTCGCTTTTTTGTCCTCTCTTCGCTATTTTGCAACGTTTGTTGGCCTCGTCACCAACCACTGGCATCTTGCTGGTGGTATGGTTCCTCTTTACCTTCATTTTCATTTTTAATTTGTCCAGCGCGTCTTATTTCTTGGTGTTCGAAATGGAGTAACGACGACCATAGCTATCCTCCACCGCCATTTACGTGGTGGATTTGGATATGGTTCCTTTAACTAACAGTGGCACGTGGTGGTCCACCACCCAGTTGGTGGTGGCCACCAAAGGCTGTTGACAGTTTGTATTTGACGTGTTGCTCTTTGGAGGTTGTGGTGGTCCACCACCTGGTTGGTGCTGGCCACCGACGGTGGCAGGAGGTTGGTGGTTTCGAGGTCCTGACAACCACGGAGGTTTGGGTGAATTACCATCTTGTTGGTGGCGACAAGGTTCACGGGGAATGAAAAAGGAAGTGGTGGTGGGTGTGGCTCGGTTGCGGGCGTGGGATGTTATAGTTTTCCTGTGGTTTTGTTTCGAGTCCTTGCCTTTTTGGTGGCGGCTTTATGTTTGGATTTGAAAACGATCTCTTTGTTAGAGATGTTGGATATCTAGTCGTGATCCAGGGATTGTTTCGGCTTTTTGCAGTTATTGAGGTATTTATGTGACGGCATAAGATGCTTGATAGCTGGTGTATTCAGTAGCGGTGGCGGTCGACATTTTCCGTTTCGTCACCATTGATTATTTGTTATGTTTTTTTGATAAAGATTATTTTTTATCTTTATTATGCATACTACTACATCTGCCAAGTAGGTTTCCTTTGTTGGTTGTTATATCATTTATCTACTTTTCTAACTTATTGTGTTATGCCGTGTTGGTTGGACACTTTGTTTTAGGTCTCTAAATTTTTTCCATTTTTAATCTTATTTGGATTCTTGTGTTTTGGTTGTACTTATTAATCTTTGGAGCCATTGAATATTATTACGTTTTCTcgccaaaaaaataaaaatgaaaaataaataaataccaaAAAAAGAAAATACCAAAAGAAGAGCTTTGATGTCACTTTTTTCAAAACGAAAGCTGGTGGTGTTTTCATCTTCTTTATGTTCGAGCAAAACATCAATGAAAAGCTGCTCTTGATCAGCCATACAACTCTTACCATTCTCAGACTCTCTTCTCTTCTTACGTAAGTGTTCCTCAATCACACTCTCAagaaactcatcaacatttttaagATGATCCTCTATTGTACTATCCAAACCTCTTAACCTATCAATCCAAGATAAACATGGCATATAATCTTCGAACCTAAAAAGACCTGTCACCATAGCCGAAAGTTCTATAAACTTCTTAACCCTTTTCGTCTCAAATTTCCTCCCTAAAGCTACTCTGGAAAATACGTTATTAGTAAGCGAAATCAACAACTCACTAAAGTCAACTGACGAACCATAACTCTCTTTAATTATGTCCATCATAAGTGTCACCTCTTCTTCTCTCACTTTTTGATATGACAAAACTTTTTTGTGACTTAAAAGGTGATGGACAACAATTCTTTTCGCGTACCTCCAATATTCTCCATATGGAGAAAACGCCACATCCTTGGTGTTATACGTAATCTTGCGTATATTGGAGGAAGCAAGTCTATCTAGAAACATTGGTTCATGGTTCTTCAAAATTTCGCGTGCTGCATCAGCAGATGATGCTATAAGCACGGGTACACTTCCTAGATGCAAAAGCATGAGTGGACCGTGTTTTTTTGCTAATTTACTCAAGGAACGTTGATTGCCCGAAAGTTGGTGTAAGTTTCCGATTATAGGAAGTTTCCATGGTGATGGTGGtggatttttgtgttcttgagaagaATGTGTAGTTTGCTTATAATGAATTAATTTGACCACTAATAGAATGAAAAATGGTAAAAGAGAGGACACTATAAGCTTGAAGAGAAACATTGTAGTTGATATTATTATCAAAGAATATAAAGATGAGATATTATATATTGCGTAAGCTATATAAGAGTGTACTACGGGGTATacagatatatctatatatatataaacttgaatcTTGAGAATCTTTCATACTAACTTCTTTATTCATCTTGAATCTAATCCAAAGATCAGACGGCTGGAGGCTGAACTCGTCATCTCAATGTCACTTAAACACTCGTCTGAAAAAGACTATTAACGCTGCGTGCAACAGAAAAATCGTAGTCAATAACATAAAAACGTAAATCTCATTCAAAGTCAACATTGCAGGCATGAATCctcatataatttttatattaggaTTAGAATTAGAATATTAAATGATAAGAAGACGatgatagttttttaattaatAAGACTAGAGCACTACACAAAGAGCCTTTCAGCCTATATATACAGACCACAagctattattaaaaattatttttttattctATTTGTGTTATTAAAACGAATTCATAACCAAACAAAaaataatactttgaaaccctGTCCCTAAAATCTCTATATTTACATTTACATCTACCTATACTCTAAATGGTGTACTTTACAAACAATATGATTGATCCTCTGTAAAAGAACGTGGATTAAAGATATGTGTTGCAAATAATATTCATTTTCTTGGGGTTCAGGAATCAAAAATGATAAAGTTGGAACTTTTTAGAATTAAATCAATGTGGGGGAATTATGCGTTTGATTATGCGGTCTCGTTATCTAGAGGTAGACCGGGTGGTTTAATTTCGATATGAGACCCTAACTTTTTCACGAAAGAATGTATTTGGAGCGATGATAACTTTTTGATTATTAAAGGAAAATGGGTTTCATCGAATGCGAGTTTTTTTTATGGTTAACATATATAGCTCAAATGATGCTCCAAGTAAAAGAACATTTTGGGATAAATTGTCGTCATTCATGACTGAAAATGAAGGGGAGTATATTCTTTTTGGTGATTGTAACGAAGTGAGGGTGGAAGAGGAAAGATTCGGTTCTGTATTTTACCCGGATGAGGCTACCGTTTTTAACTCGTTTATTGATAATGCGGGGTTGGTGGACATTCCTCTTGGTGGGAGGAAATTTACGTGGGTGAACACTCCGGCAACGAAGATGAGCCGTATTGATCGTGTTCTCGTTTCATCTAACGTTCTTGATATTTTTGCAGATTTAAAGCTTATTACCCTGCAAAAAGGTTTATCGGATCATTTGCCTCTGTTATTGCAAGATTTGAAGTACGATTTTAGTCCCACGCCTTTTAAATGCTTCAACTCGTGGTTTTTATACGAGGAGTTTGATGAAATCGTAAAAGCAGCAACGAGTGAAGTGTTCAATGATAAAGAGGCTACATACCATTCGAAGATGAAGCATGTTAAGTCCAAAATTAAAAGTTGGATCAAACAGAAAAAAGTCGATGAAATTTCTAGACGGAATCATATTTCTAAACGAATTGACGTGATAGAGAAGGAGATTGAAAATGAGAATGCTCCTGAAGAAGTTTATGCCGAGAGAAAAGAATTGATGAAAGAACTAGATGGTCTAAAACGAGTTGATGATCTtgacattattcaaaaatgtcgcCTTAAATGGGATGCGGAAGGAGATGAGAATTTGAAATATTTTCATTGTTTATTGAAGCAACGAAGGAACGATCAATCGATTAAAGGAATTACGGTAAACGGCGAATGGATTATGGATCCTACTCTAATAAAAAGTGCTAATTATGACTTTTATGCAGATAACTTTTCGGCTGTTACTGGAGGCAACCGTAGACCCAGTATCTCTCCAGAACGGATATTATCTTAAACTGATCGTATCGACTTGGAAAAAGAAATAACGGAAGAGGACATCCGCTCAGCTGTTTGGGAGTGTGGGAACGATAAAGCTCCAGGTCCCAATGGTTTTAATTTTGCTTTCATCAAACGGTATTGGGACATCCTTAAATCTGAGATAGTTCGAACTATGAAAAAAGCATTCGAAGACAGTAATTTTCCTCAGGGAGCCGGGTCGGCTTTCATTACTTTAATCCCGAAAGTGAAGAATCCATCATTTTTCAAGGAGTATAGACCGATCTCGCTCATCGGGGTTTTATATAAGATTATCACTAAGCTTCTGGTGATGCGTTTATCGAGAGTGATGGATAAGATTATATGTCAGGAGCAATAGGCATTCATAATTGGAAGGAAAATTTTAGACGGCCCGTTAATCTTGAATGAAACAATCGAGTGGCATAAAAAGAGAAAAGATAAATTAATGATTCTAAAGATCGGTTTTGAAAAGGCTTATGACACGGTAAATTGGGAATATTTGGATTGGATGTAGGGCATATTGGGCTTCGGTACACAATGGCGAGCTTGGATTCGGATGATCTTGTATTCGGCCCGTACGTCCATTCTCATTAATGGTAGTCCAACCAATGAGTTTGTGGTACGTAGGTGTCCTCGTCAAGGAGATCCCTTGAGCCCGTTCCTTTTATTAGTTGTAATGGAGGGCCTTCACCTATGTATAAAAGAAATGTTACGCGACGGGTAGCTACAAGGTGCGAAATTAGGTAACCCGACTATATCTATCTCTCATTTATTTTACGCAGATGATGCGATTTTTGTGACACCCTGGAATAGAGATAATCTTAATGCTATGTTTGGTATTCTCGAATCGTTTTTGCTTGTTCGGGATTGACCATCAACATAGCCAAATCGTCTTTATTTGGTATTGGAGTCGGCGAATTGGAGATAGATGAAATGGTGGCTTCGATTGGTTGCTTTAAAGGCAACCTTCCTTTTACTTACTTGGGGTTCCCTATGGGTGCGAATATGGGGCATGTAGCTAATTGGAACTCTTTTATAGACTGTTTTAAGAAAAGACTGGCGGGGGTGACAAACGAATCTTCTTTCGATTGGTGGACGTGCTACACTTGTCAAATCGGTCCTTGGGTCCATGGGTATTTATTACTTATCTCTATTTAAATGTACGGAAACGGTGATTCATGAACTTGAAAATATTAGAGCCTCTTTCTTTTGGGGTAGCACGGAAGATAAGAGAAAAATGCATTGGATTAAATGGGATCCAGTATTGGCTTCGAAAGAAAATGGGGGTCTTGGTATTGGTAGTTTGCGAATGTTTAATTATGCGCTTCTTCTTAAATGGATTTGGCGGTTTAAGTCACAACCGGAGCCTATATGGCCCACCTTTATCCGTGCAATTTATGGGGTTAACGAAGGTTTAGATGGTGACATAAAAGGTTCAAGCGTATGGCCTAATATCATTAATTTATTCGGCAAAATCAGAAATGGTGGCTTGTTACCGAATAACGTTCTTCATATTAAGGTGGGAAATGGTCAATCTATTCGGTTTTGGTAAGACAATTGGTTAGGAGATG from Rutidosis leptorrhynchoides isolate AG116_Rl617_1_P2 chromosome 9, CSIRO_AGI_Rlap_v1, whole genome shotgun sequence harbors:
- the LOC139868329 gene encoding cytochrome P450 Tp4149-like; translation: MFLFKLIVSSLLPFFILLVVKLIHYKQTTHSSQEHKNPPPSPWKLPIIGNLHQLSGNQRSLSKLAKKHGPLMLLHLGSVPVLIASSADAAREILKNHEPMFLDRLASSNIRKITYNTKDVAFSPYGEYWRYAKRIVVHHLLSHKKVLSYQKVREEEVTLMMDIIKESYGSSVDFSELLISLTNNVFSRVALGRKFETKRVKKFIELSAMVTGLFRFEDYMPCLSWIDRLRGLDSTIEDHLKNVDEFLESVIEEHLRKKRRESENGKSCMADQEQLFIDVLLEHKEDENTTSFRFEKSDIKALLLDMFVAGTVQTFSTLEWTLSELVRNPKTMKKLQEEIREFAQGKSMVTEEDLSKLKYLNAVFKETLRLHPSPPLIPRELTHDLNLMGYDIKCGTKVFINTWAIGRDPTLWDEPEVFKPERFLNSPIDYFGAYFELIPFGAGRRICPGIQYSKAINEIALANLVYKFDFAPPNGEKPEDLDTTEGTGALIHRKNNLFLVPTSAFE